One window of Nicotiana tomentosiformis chromosome 11, ASM39032v3, whole genome shotgun sequence genomic DNA carries:
- the LOC138901357 gene encoding uncharacterized protein codes for MVPAMHEDEQRRLERFGRLQPPSFSGAEGEDAQGFLDRVPIDRERIRRFIDVLTYQLRLLMTRERVSGATFDEVVSIARQIEMVRGHERVEREAKKPRGQGGFSGTPSRGQFQHAQSSSHASSSQGSSMPGLSASYPVARGSLQSPALAPRCCYECGEFGHMRRECPRLVGGPTPQRSQSMSSASVPPPPAQSARGGAQSARGRPRGGGRSGGVARPVSMPSLPDQILLLQML; via the exons atggttcctgctatgcATGAGGATGAGcaacgtagattggagaggtttgggagactccagcctccatcttttagTGGTGCAGaaggagaggatgcacagggtttcttggacag AGTTCCCatagatagggagaggatcaggaggtttatagatgtcctcacttatcagctgcgattgcttatgactagagagagagtgtctggtgctacttttgatgaggttgtcagcatagctcggcagattgagatggtgcGTGGTCatgagagggttgagagggaggccaagaagcctcgtggacagggtggatttagtggtactccttctaggggtcagttccagcacg CACAGAGTTCTTCTCATGCTTCATCGAGTCAGGGTTCGTCTATGCCAGGTCTTTCTGCTAGTTATCCCgttgctcggggctcccttcagtccccagcacTAGCACCAAggtgttgctatgagtgtggggagtttggtcacatgaggagagagtGTCCCCGTCTAGTGGGAGGTCCCACTCcacagaggagccagtctatgtcatcagcatcagttcctccaccacctgcccagtcagctaggggtggagctcagtcagctaggggtcgcccgagagggggaggcagatcagggggggtggccaggcccgtttctatgccctccttgCCAGACCAGatactattgcttcagatgctgtga